One Flavobacterium sp. 90 DNA segment encodes these proteins:
- a CDS encoding TonB-dependent receptor, translating to MKKKIVISSFFCLVSNFIFSQTSGISGTVKTANSSSETVNIKIKENAAATVTDSRGEYILKNLSAGNKIVIISAVGFETQQIAVELKENEITLVPEVFLVETTNELQSVEVTGRKKSSYKNDNTFSATKLEMRVIDVPQSISFVTKELIQDQQALRLKDVGKNVAGVNEFSTYDDITIRGFRNNDSNGRLINGLRGVNSFWTSPLLVNIERVEYIKGPASAVFANSSPGGTINMITKKPLDEARQAIQFTTGSFNTFRTSADFTGPVNDDKTLLYRLNLGYENADTYRDQISNKSIVIAPSISFIPKEGTRFNADLVYTNLDTKLDRGRTIIQGTTDLFATPIGFNIAQPNDYLKSKTLALTLSFSQVINEHLTFNASYLKVRYDEELNEHGFNGYITPTMIAMYFNDRKTIQQGNNLSTYFSSKFKTGELQHQAVLGYDYINGEINKYERDAENESGNVSNFDLLNPTYLIRPIETYKFTASENEISEYYTNGFYVQDLIKYKKIQLLLSLRQEFYTFPENKAAGITDGKKSEKALLPKVGLTYSVADNINVYGTYATGFEAQDASIFGSANSGGPFDPMTSNLYEVGSKGEFFNKRLFVGTAVYQITKNNILVSANDASNPDLLEQRGQERARGFEVEATGRIDNNWSLNLSYAYNNAIITKSTKDDSDNKVGLAKENAPKNISGSWIKYSFTEGKIKGLGLAIGHSQVSKRETFVRTLQLPSYIVFNAATYYKVDRFTIGVNFNNIFDKKYLVGGYNYQRNFTGAPSNFLVNVGYTF from the coding sequence ATGAAGAAAAAAATTGTAATAAGTAGTTTTTTCTGCTTAGTTAGTAATTTTATATTTTCCCAAACCTCAGGTATTTCAGGTACAGTTAAAACTGCAAACAGCAGTTCTGAAACGGTTAATATAAAAATTAAAGAAAATGCGGCAGCAACTGTAACAGACAGTCGTGGAGAGTATATCTTAAAAAATCTCTCAGCCGGAAATAAAATAGTAATAATATCGGCTGTTGGTTTTGAAACACAGCAAATTGCCGTAGAACTTAAAGAAAATGAAATTACTCTGGTTCCTGAAGTTTTTTTAGTAGAAACAACAAATGAACTTCAGTCTGTAGAAGTTACAGGAAGAAAGAAATCATCGTATAAAAACGATAATACTTTTTCGGCAACCAAGTTAGAAATGAGAGTTATAGATGTACCGCAAAGTATATCGTTTGTAACCAAAGAATTGATTCAGGATCAACAGGCATTGCGCTTAAAAGATGTTGGGAAAAACGTTGCGGGTGTAAACGAATTTAGTACTTATGATGATATTACCATTCGAGGTTTTAGAAATAATGATAGTAACGGAAGGTTAATCAACGGTCTTCGAGGCGTAAACAGTTTTTGGACAAGTCCGCTTCTTGTAAATATCGAAAGGGTAGAATACATAAAAGGACCGGCATCTGCTGTTTTTGCAAATTCAAGTCCGGGTGGAACAATCAATATGATTACCAAAAAACCGTTGGACGAAGCAAGACAAGCGATTCAGTTTACAACCGGAAGTTTCAATACTTTTAGAACTTCTGCTGATTTTACAGGCCCTGTAAATGATGATAAAACGCTTTTGTACAGATTGAATTTAGGATATGAAAATGCCGATACTTACAGAGATCAAATCAGTAATAAATCCATTGTAATTGCACCTTCTATTTCCTTTATTCCAAAAGAAGGAACTCGTTTTAATGCCGATTTAGTTTATACTAATCTGGACACGAAACTAGACAGAGGAAGAACTATTATTCAGGGAACTACCGATCTTTTTGCGACTCCAATTGGTTTTAATATCGCTCAGCCAAATGATTATCTGAAGAGTAAAACATTAGCATTGACTTTGTCTTTCAGTCAGGTAATTAATGAGCATTTGACCTTTAATGCTTCTTATTTAAAAGTAAGATATGATGAAGAATTGAATGAACACGGTTTCAACGGTTATATTACGCCTACAATGATTGCCATGTATTTTAATGATCGAAAAACGATTCAGCAGGGAAATAACCTTTCGACCTATTTTTCTTCAAAATTTAAAACAGGAGAATTACAGCATCAGGCAGTTTTAGGTTACGATTATATTAATGGCGAAATTAATAAGTATGAAAGAGATGCAGAGAACGAATCCGGGAATGTGAGTAATTTTGATTTATTAAATCCAACATATCTAATACGACCAATTGAAACGTATAAGTTTACTGCATCAGAAAATGAAATAAGTGAATATTACACTAACGGATTCTACGTTCAGGACTTAATCAAATACAAAAAGATTCAGTTATTGTTAAGCTTAAGACAAGAGTTTTATACTTTTCCTGAAAATAAAGCGGCAGGAATTACAGATGGTAAAAAATCTGAAAAAGCATTACTGCCAAAAGTCGGACTTACTTATAGTGTTGCCGATAATATCAATGTTTATGGAACGTATGCCACTGGATTTGAAGCTCAGGATGCTTCGATATTTGGCAGCGCAAATTCAGGAGGACCTTTTGATCCTATGACGAGTAATTTATATGAAGTAGGTTCAAAAGGAGAATTCTTTAATAAAAGGCTTTTTGTAGGAACTGCAGTATATCAAATTACAAAGAATAATATATTGGTAAGTGCTAATGATGCTTCAAACCCTGATTTGTTAGAACAAAGAGGGCAGGAGAGAGCAAGAGGTTTTGAAGTTGAAGCCACAGGAAGAATTGATAATAACTGGAGTTTGAATCTAAGTTATGCTTACAATAATGCGATAATTACTAAGTCTACAAAAGATGATTCTGATAATAAAGTAGGACTTGCAAAAGAAAATGCACCAAAAAACATTAGCGGAAGCTGGATAAAATACAGTTTTACAGAAGGTAAAATAAAAGGATTAGGTCTTGCAATTGGTCATAGTCAGGTTTCTAAAAGAGAAACATTTGTACGTACATTACAACTTCCTTCCTATATAGTTTTTAATGCTGCGACTTATTATAAAGTAGATCGTTTTACGATTGGTGTTAATTTCAATAATATTTTTGATAAGAAATACTTAGTTGGCGGTTATAATTATCAGCGAAATTTTACCGGAGCACCAAGTAATTTCCTTGTGAATGTTGGTTATACATTCTAA